One genomic window of Candidatus Omnitrophota bacterium includes the following:
- the rpmG gene encoding 50S ribosomal protein L33, protein MQDLITLSCIDCQRRNYHSTKNKKNVPDRLELRRYCKWCRKHTNHNETE, encoded by the coding sequence ATGCAAGACTTGATTACGCTCAGCTGCATCGATTGCCAGCGGCGCAACTACCACAGCACGAAGAATAAGAAGAACGTGCCGGATCGGTTGGAACTGCGCCGGTATTGCAAGTGGTGCCGCAAGCATACGAACCACAATGAAACGGAGTGA
- the secE gene encoding preprotein translocase subunit SecE: MAKVLERAGTFLASVREEIKQVSWPAREEVLGSAIVVFIGVALLASFISVCDVILTHIAKILLQ; the protein is encoded by the coding sequence ATGGCCAAGGTCCTCGAGCGGGCTGGAACATTCTTGGCAAGCGTTCGCGAAGAAATTAAGCAGGTATCTTGGCCGGCCCGAGAGGAAGTCCTGGGGTCGGCGATCGTGGTGTTTATCGGTGTCGCCCTCCTGGCGAGCTTTATCAGTGTCTGCGACGTGATCCTCACGCACATCGCAAAAATCCTCTTGCAGTAA
- the nusG gene encoding transcription termination/antitermination factor NusG: MTEAPEEQQQPPAPAGSQPAPAPVEAAKGAEPQPVEQHWYIIHAQTGQELKVKAALETRVKEEAAGEKISQVLVPTERVAEVRGGKKRISERKFFPGYLLIHMEMTDESWHLVRTTPGVTGFIGAGRRPVSLSEDEVSEILRQTEERKDKPTSRVTFSKGEGVRVIEGPFTNFSGVIEEVNAARGKLKVLVSIFGRQTPVELEFWQVERL, from the coding sequence ATGACGGAAGCCCCTGAGGAACAGCAGCAGCCGCCGGCCCCGGCCGGCAGTCAGCCGGCACCGGCACCCGTTGAGGCCGCCAAGGGCGCTGAACCGCAGCCGGTCGAGCAGCATTGGTACATCATCCACGCCCAAACCGGGCAAGAGTTGAAGGTGAAGGCGGCGCTGGAAACCCGCGTGAAAGAGGAAGCCGCCGGCGAAAAAATCAGCCAGGTCCTCGTCCCGACGGAGCGCGTGGCGGAGGTGCGCGGCGGCAAAAAGCGGATCTCCGAGCGAAAATTTTTTCCCGGCTATCTGCTCATCCATATGGAAATGACGGATGAGAGCTGGCATTTGGTGCGCACCACCCCCGGAGTGACGGGATTCATCGGAGCCGGGCGCCGCCCCGTGTCGCTGTCTGAGGATGAGGTCTCGGAAATTCTCCGGCAGACCGAGGAGCGGAAGGATAAACCCACCTCGCGGGTGACGTTCTCCAAGGGCGAAGGCGTGCGCGTCATTGAAGGGCCGTTCACGAACTTCAGCGGTGTGATTGAAGAGGTCAATGCCGCGCGCGGCAAACTGAAAGTGCTGGTATCGATTTTTGGACGCCAGACGCCGGTCGAATTGGAATTTTGGCAGGTCGAAAGACTCTAA